The proteins below come from a single Pedobacter aquae genomic window:
- the rhaM gene encoding L-rhamnose mutarotase — MKIAFAMKLKPGCEAEYKKRHDEIWPELAQLLKDNGISDYSIFLEEATNTLFAVQQQSGSSSQDLGSTAIVQKWWAYMADIMETNPDNSPVSIPLKQVFHLD, encoded by the coding sequence ATGAAAATAGCATTTGCAATGAAATTAAAACCTGGCTGCGAAGCCGAGTATAAGAAAAGACATGATGAGATTTGGCCAGAATTAGCCCAGCTTTTAAAAGATAACGGGATAAGTGATTACTCGATATTTTTAGAAGAAGCCACTAATACGCTATTTGCTGTACAACAACAATCGGGTTCATCATCGCAAGATTTAGGCTCAACTGCAATAGTACAAAAATGGTGGGCTTACATGGCAGATATTATGGAAACCAATCCGGATAATTCTCCGGTAAGTATTCCTTTAAAACAGGTTTTTCATCTTGATTAA
- a CDS encoding arabinan endo-1,5-alpha-L-arabinosidase, protein MLSTSIVLMLGSCKKDVEPLTEVDPGIFAEKPFNINNILDTYGNIASPSFYRQWGPYNAHDPSIIKEGEWFYSFSTDVAYGAPVKPGIMVRKSRDLVDWKYIGWAINGLPSQAVSYIKANGAEPVDGIWAPYIMKVGSEFRLYYSLAPREGRTSAIGLLTSSSLEGPWVERGLAVTSTNSGPGTNAIDPSVVVTSSGQHWMVYGSAWDGLYEVQLNPQTGLALASNDKGVRIVRRGRTNNIFNGNLEAPEIIFNPQTNMYYLFVAYDWLATKYNVRVFRSNSPTGPFLDWNGVNVDNAADNGPMILAPYKFMDHGGWAGVSHCSVFKDGDNYFMAHQGRPGVDLAFMVLHVRKIFWTQDGWPIVSPQRYANVPNTPVTAEEIAGDYEQIVQGYSVVPGYANEQLDPQYNNAFQTTLGADGRINGDPNNTWTYTAPWLELRWAGGLFIDKLHVSRERDWEKRKTSTIVMTGLNGGGTSIWMKKK, encoded by the coding sequence ATGCTTTCAACATCAATAGTATTGATGTTGGGAAGTTGCAAAAAAGATGTAGAACCTCTAACAGAGGTTGATCCAGGTATTTTCGCAGAAAAACCTTTTAACATCAATAATATACTTGATACTTATGGTAATATAGCTTCACCTTCATTTTATCGTCAATGGGGGCCTTACAATGCACATGACCCTTCCATTATTAAAGAAGGAGAGTGGTTTTATAGTTTTAGTACTGATGTTGCCTATGGAGCACCTGTAAAACCGGGTATCATGGTACGTAAATCTAGAGATCTTGTAGATTGGAAGTATATAGGTTGGGCTATTAATGGCCTACCATCTCAAGCTGTAAGTTATATAAAAGCAAATGGTGCAGAGCCAGTAGATGGTATTTGGGCTCCTTACATCATGAAAGTAGGTTCGGAGTTTAGATTGTATTATTCTTTAGCCCCTAGAGAGGGCAGAACAAGTGCTATTGGTTTACTTACCTCATCATCATTAGAAGGTCCCTGGGTAGAAAGAGGTTTGGCTGTTACCTCAACCAATTCTGGTCCAGGTACAAATGCTATAGATCCATCTGTAGTAGTTACATCAAGTGGCCAACACTGGATGGTTTACGGTTCTGCTTGGGATGGGTTATACGAGGTACAATTAAACCCTCAAACAGGCCTGGCTTTAGCTTCTAATGATAAAGGTGTTAGAATTGTAAGAAGAGGCAGAACCAATAATATTTTTAATGGTAATTTAGAAGCGCCAGAGATCATCTTTAACCCTCAAACTAATATGTATTACCTGTTTGTTGCTTATGATTGGTTGGCTACTAAATACAATGTTAGGGTATTTCGCTCAAACAGTCCAACCGGACCTTTTTTAGATTGGAATGGTGTTAACGTAGATAACGCAGCAGATAATGGACCAATGATTTTAGCTCCATATAAATTTATGGATCATGGTGGTTGGGCTGGTGTATCTCATTGTTCTGTTTTTAAAGATGGCGATAATTATTTTATGGCACATCAAGGTAGACCAGGGGTTGATTTAGCCTTTATGGTTTTACATGTTCGTAAAATATTCTGGACTCAAGACGGTTGGCCAATTGTTTCTCCACAACGATACGCTAATGTGCCTAATACACCTGTTACAGCCGAAGAAATTGCCGGAGATTACGAGCAAATTGTACAAGGCTATAGTGTAGTACCTGGTTATGCAAATGAACAATTAGACCCTCAATACAACAATGCTTTTCAAACTACTTTAGGTGCGGATGGCCGAATCAACGGAGACCCTAATAACACATGGACTTATACTGCTCCTTGGTTAGAGTTAAGATGGGCAGGTGGTTTATTTATTGATAAACTACACGTATCCAGAGAGAGAGACTGGGAGAAGAGAAAAACATCAACCATCGTAATGACAGGTTTAAATGGAGGTGGCACTTCCATTTGGATGAAAAAGAAATAA
- a CDS encoding FecR family protein — MNAPYITLEDLILDAKFISWVKDPDTVDGNFWVNWAAKSEENQLVLEQAKAIILELVKDVDEPIQDELNDLWRRIEASNDAFDQEKARQNAVGHKLSLIKTWQKAAAVFVGFGIVVSLLFFLLNQKVSISTQYAENQKIQLPDGSFVVLNANSSVSFADDWDEQSPREVWLEGEAFFSVTHTANHQKFIVHTNDLDVQVLGTKFNVNARVSKTRVVLNSGKVKLFLRQEKNQEVDMKPGELVDFSSNNKAFVKKAVKTKVFSAWVNKELVFEDTSLEEIAQLLEDNYGYKVKFVNKELANLTFTGTANTENINLLFTILQKTFNISIQKQENNLIINN, encoded by the coding sequence ATGAATGCTCCATACATCACTTTAGAAGATTTAATACTAGATGCCAAATTTATTTCGTGGGTTAAAGACCCTGATACTGTAGATGGAAATTTTTGGGTAAACTGGGCTGCAAAAAGTGAAGAAAACCAACTGGTGCTAGAGCAAGCTAAAGCTATTATTTTAGAATTAGTTAAGGATGTTGATGAACCTATACAAGATGAGTTAAATGATTTATGGAGAAGGATAGAAGCTAGCAATGATGCTTTTGATCAAGAAAAAGCTAGACAAAATGCGGTAGGTCATAAATTAAGCTTAATTAAAACATGGCAAAAAGCTGCTGCTGTGTTTGTAGGCTTTGGTATAGTAGTGTCTCTCCTGTTTTTTCTGCTTAATCAGAAGGTTAGTATTTCTACACAATACGCAGAAAATCAAAAAATACAATTGCCAGATGGCTCTTTCGTGGTTTTAAATGCTAACTCTTCCGTTTCTTTTGCTGATGATTGGGACGAGCAATCACCAAGAGAAGTTTGGTTAGAAGGCGAGGCCTTTTTCTCGGTTACACATACAGCCAATCATCAAAAATTTATAGTTCATACCAATGATTTAGATGTACAAGTTTTAGGCACCAAATTCAATGTAAATGCCAGAGTTAGCAAAACCAGAGTAGTCCTAAACTCGGGTAAGGTTAAGCTATTCTTACGTCAAGAAAAAAATCAAGAAGTTGATATGAAACCGGGTGAGTTGGTAGATTTCTCATCTAACAACAAAGCTTTTGTTAAAAAAGCAGTTAAAACAAAAGTATTTAGCGCTTGGGTAAATAAAGAACTGGTTTTTGAAGATACAAGTCTGGAAGAGATTGCCCAGCTATTAGAAGATAATTATGGTTACAAAGTGAAATTTGTTAATAAAGAATTAGCCAACCTTACTTTCACAGGTACTGCAAATACAGAAAACATCAATTTATTATTTACCATACTTCAAAAAACGTTCAATATCAGTATACAAAAACAAGAGAATAACTTAATTATAAATAACTAA
- a CDS encoding glycoside hydrolase family 43 protein gives MKRILILSMLLLSLAIQAQEKNTVYLFSYFKNNGQDGLHLAYSRDGLTWQALKNDESFLKPEVSKDKLMRDPCIIRGADGKFHMVWTVSWTDKTIGYASSTDLIYWSPQIAIPVMAHEEGARNCWAPEITYDAKKKQYMIYWATTIKGKFLETASEKESGYNHRMYYTLTKDFKTFSPTRLLYEPGFNVIDASIVKDGKRYVMFLKDETREPVQKNLKIAYSKKINGPYSAASKPFTGNYWAEGPTAFKHQGNWIVYFDKYTLKQYGALSSRDLENWEDISAKISLPKGIRHGSILNITEEELQKLIHVKMVE, from the coding sequence ATGAAAAGGATTCTTATTTTATCGATGCTTCTTCTTTCATTGGCTATTCAAGCGCAAGAAAAGAATACGGTTTATTTATTCTCCTACTTTAAAAACAACGGACAAGATGGTTTGCATTTGGCTTACAGCCGAGATGGTTTAACTTGGCAAGCCTTAAAAAACGATGAATCTTTTCTAAAACCAGAAGTCTCTAAAGATAAATTGATGCGTGATCCATGCATCATCAGAGGGGCAGATGGTAAGTTTCATATGGTTTGGACAGTTAGTTGGACAGATAAAACTATCGGTTATGCATCATCAACAGATTTAATTTATTGGTCTCCGCAAATAGCTATTCCGGTTATGGCACATGAAGAAGGCGCTAGAAACTGTTGGGCACCAGAAATTACATACGATGCTAAGAAAAAGCAATACATGATTTATTGGGCAACAACCATAAAAGGTAAGTTTTTAGAAACAGCATCAGAAAAAGAAAGTGGTTATAATCACCGCATGTACTACACCTTAACTAAAGACTTTAAAACTTTTAGCCCAACACGTTTATTATACGAGCCCGGTTTTAATGTTATTGATGCTTCTATTGTAAAAGATGGAAAGCGTTATGTCATGTTTCTAAAAGATGAAACACGAGAGCCTGTTCAAAAGAATTTAAAAATAGCTTACAGCAAGAAAATAAACGGTCCTTACAGTGCAGCCAGTAAACCTTTTACAGGCAATTATTGGGCAGAAGGGCCAACCGCTTTTAAACACCAAGGTAATTGGATAGTTTATTTTGATAAATATACCTTAAAACAATACGGAGCTTTAAGCTCTAGAGATTTAGAAAACTGGGAAGATATATCTGCTAAAATAAGCCTGCCTAAAGGGATTAGACATGGCTCCATTTTAAACATCACCGAAGAAGAATTGCAAAAGTTGATACATGTTAAAATGGTAGAATAA
- a CDS encoding SusC/RagA family TonB-linked outer membrane protein has protein sequence MRSFILGIFAVLQIAENGYSQPIAYSKTYAYASSSTRVDSTKPVGEQGQQLSTMLKYLEEQYKVRFNYDSKLLKDKLVKVGIVKESNPLEQVLLQLLSPFDLNYEKVKESQYIIYKNKKNLADIAITGKVVDAAGMPLPGVSVRIKGSTTGTTTDINGKYAINIPNTGTVLVFSFIGFTSQEIVVNNQKSVDITLIDDSKTLNEVVVVGYGSQKKADITGSVAIVNTNDMLQVSSNDVGQLLQGRVSGVAVNSDGQPGAFPQVRIRGIGTFGNSDPLYVIDGVPINGVPRDFNPNDIESVQVLKDASAGAVYGSRAANGVVIITTKQGKKNSPLKVEYAGYYGVDEVWQIMPVTGRANYQALNNEARFNAGKPLAPANDPNSNRYITNIDTDWQKEGLKTGNRQNHYVNFSGGGNNTTYNVSLDLFDNNGTFVGNGPTYKRYTARVNTMAEKGIFKIGQTFNYTRSNENTLTNSDGVLLGARPPLINDLVFAIPTMALYDPTVDGGFGGTLQNREDAISLNGIGYNSLVTNKTDVDRMFGTIFGELQLLKSNGHSLKYKLNVGYDRVFARDNGFIPTFDLGYFFQNVNARLTDNSRTYGSTLIENTLSYDKTFGKHTVALLAGQMYQRDLALTKFAYAEGFVKPYFPTLANGSTSNSSAFEAYHTIASYLGRLNYNYDNKYLLTATLRRDGSSRFAKANRYGNFPSVALGWKISEESFFKLPKSLVSDLKIRASWGRLGNENIPNYLYFASINPNIVYTFNDVRVLGGLQTNVVSETIKWEERETSNIGIDATLFSGKLDLSAEYYNSTSSDILVGIPIPASVGSINSFPIVNAGALRNRGVELSATYRKMTGEFKYDITANFTTIKNKVLSLGNDVQFREGIGSYTEIGGEVGRHYGWVADGIFQTQAEVDNHATQFPGTTVGDIRFKDLNDDGIINEDDRTYLGSGIPRYTYGLNIGTSYKRFDFTVFLSGSAKFLINSRLYRDLMHTGGDANYHEDMLNRWTTINTNTNIPRLDWNDVNQNSRNSNREGWLQDGTFVRINTVSLGYTLPKSFIKGISNARLYATAQNLYTFQKYKAYNPDFTAGVFEPGFDNGSFPRPRTIMLGVQVGF, from the coding sequence ATGAGAAGTTTTATACTAGGAATTTTTGCGGTGTTGCAGATAGCAGAGAATGGCTATTCACAACCCATTGCCTATTCTAAAACCTACGCTTATGCAAGCAGTAGTACCAGAGTAGATTCAACTAAACCTGTTGGGGAGCAGGGGCAGCAATTATCAACCATGCTAAAATATTTGGAAGAACAATATAAAGTTCGTTTCAACTACGATAGCAAATTATTAAAAGATAAACTTGTTAAAGTAGGTATTGTCAAAGAAAGCAACCCTCTAGAGCAAGTTTTATTACAATTATTAAGTCCGTTTGATCTTAATTATGAGAAGGTAAAAGAAAGCCAGTACATCATTTACAAAAACAAGAAAAATTTAGCAGATATTGCTATTACAGGGAAAGTTGTTGATGCCGCTGGAATGCCCTTACCAGGCGTAAGTGTACGCATAAAGGGTTCAACAACAGGTACTACAACCGATATTAATGGTAAGTACGCTATCAATATACCCAATACCGGTACTGTATTGGTATTTAGTTTTATTGGTTTTACTAGCCAAGAAATTGTTGTAAACAATCAAAAAAGTGTAGATATAACACTTATAGATGACTCTAAAACCTTAAACGAAGTTGTTGTTGTGGGTTACGGTTCGCAGAAAAAAGCCGATATCACAGGTTCTGTAGCTATTGTGAATACGAATGATATGCTTCAAGTTTCATCAAATGATGTTGGGCAACTTTTACAAGGTCGTGTTTCTGGTGTTGCTGTAAACAGCGATGGGCAGCCTGGAGCCTTCCCGCAAGTAAGAATAAGGGGTATTGGCACTTTTGGAAACTCAGACCCACTATATGTTATAGACGGAGTACCAATCAATGGTGTACCTAGAGATTTTAACCCTAATGATATAGAAAGCGTTCAAGTATTAAAAGATGCTTCTGCCGGTGCTGTTTATGGTTCAAGAGCAGCAAACGGGGTTGTTATCATTACTACTAAACAAGGAAAGAAAAATTCTCCTTTAAAAGTAGAATACGCAGGTTATTACGGTGTTGATGAAGTTTGGCAAATTATGCCTGTAACGGGCAGGGCAAACTATCAAGCTTTAAATAACGAAGCAAGATTTAATGCAGGTAAGCCTCTAGCCCCGGCTAACGACCCTAATTCAAACCGATACATTACAAATATTGATACAGACTGGCAAAAAGAAGGTTTAAAAACAGGGAACAGACAAAACCATTATGTGAACTTTTCTGGTGGTGGTAATAATACAACCTACAATGTATCTCTAGATCTTTTTGATAATAACGGAACTTTCGTAGGTAATGGCCCAACTTATAAAAGATACACTGCTAGGGTAAATACCATGGCAGAAAAAGGAATATTTAAAATTGGGCAAACATTTAACTATACCCGCTCTAATGAGAACACATTAACCAATAGTGATGGTGTACTCTTAGGTGCTCGTCCGCCTTTAATTAACGATTTAGTTTTTGCTATACCAACCATGGCGTTATATGACCCTACTGTTGATGGTGGCTTTGGTGGTACACTTCAAAATCGCGAAGACGCTATTTCTTTAAACGGCATTGGTTACAACAGTTTAGTTACTAATAAAACTGATGTTGATAGAATGTTTGGTACCATATTTGGCGAGTTACAACTTTTAAAAAGTAATGGTCATAGTTTAAAATATAAACTTAATGTTGGCTATGATAGAGTTTTTGCCCGTGATAATGGCTTTATCCCAACCTTTGATCTAGGCTATTTCTTCCAAAATGTTAATGCCAGATTAACAGATAACTCTAGAACATACGGAAGTACACTTATAGAAAACACTCTAAGTTACGATAAAACATTTGGCAAACACACAGTAGCTTTATTAGCGGGGCAAATGTATCAAAGAGATTTAGCACTAACTAAATTTGCTTATGCAGAAGGTTTTGTAAAACCATATTTTCCCACTTTAGCAAATGGGTCTACAAGTAATTCATCTGCATTTGAAGCATATCATACCATAGCATCTTATTTAGGTAGACTTAACTACAATTATGACAATAAATATTTACTTACCGCTACTTTAAGAAGAGATGGTTCATCAAGATTTGCTAAAGCAAACCGTTATGGCAATTTCCCTTCTGTAGCTTTAGGATGGAAAATTAGTGAAGAATCTTTCTTTAAACTTCCAAAATCTTTAGTATCCGATTTAAAGATTAGAGCAAGCTGGGGTCGTTTAGGAAATGAAAATATTCCTAACTACTTATATTTTGCATCTATAAACCCTAATATCGTTTATACTTTTAATGATGTTCGTGTACTTGGTGGTTTACAAACTAATGTAGTATCTGAAACCATTAAATGGGAAGAAAGAGAAACTTCAAATATAGGTATAGATGCAACTTTATTTAGCGGAAAATTAGATTTATCTGCAGAATACTATAATAGTACAAGTTCTGATATTTTGGTAGGTATTCCAATTCCAGCTTCGGTAGGATCTATCAATAGTTTTCCTATCGTAAACGCTGGGGCTTTGAGAAACAGAGGGGTAGAGTTAAGCGCTACTTATCGTAAAATGACTGGCGAATTCAAATATGATATTACGGCCAACTTCACTACTATTAAAAACAAAGTTTTATCATTAGGTAATGATGTTCAATTTAGAGAAGGAATAGGTTCTTATACAGAAATTGGTGGCGAGGTTGGTAGACACTATGGCTGGGTGGCTGATGGAATTTTCCAAACCCAGGCAGAAGTTGATAATCATGCTACGCAATTTCCAGGAACAACTGTTGGAGATATCAGATTTAAAGATTTAAACGATGATGGTATCATCAATGAAGATGATAGAACTTATTTAGGTAGTGGTATCCCTCGTTATACTTATGGTTTAAATATCGGCACATCTTATAAGCGATTTGACTTTACTGTTTTCTTATCAGGAAGTGCAAAATTTTTGATCAATAGCAGATTGTACAGAGATTTAATGCATACCGGTGGCGATGCTAATTACCATGAAGATATGCTTAACCGTTGGACAACAATTAATACCAATACTAATATTCCAAGATTAGATTGGAATGATGTTAACCAAAACAGTAGAAACTCTAATCGTGAAGGCTGGTTGCAAGACGGAACTTTTGTAAGAATCAATACCGTCTCTTTAGGTTATACTTTACCAAAATCATTCATAAAAGGTATTTCTAATGCAAGACTTTATGCAACAGCTCAAAATTTATACACTTTTCAAAAGTATAAAGCCTACAATCCTGATTTTACTGCCGGAGTTTTTGAGCCTGGTTTTGACAATGGTTCTTTTCCTAGACCCAGAACAATAATGCTTGGTGTACAAGTTGGTTTTTAA
- a CDS encoding RNA polymerase sigma factor encodes MKVEGRFKFVEVDNELVLWIKFKEGDKLAYAHFYKTYSALLFRYGCKISTDKELVKDAIHDLFTSIWKNKENLSVPASVKNYLVKSLRNKILREHSKTAKFIQEESLSELDFGLAPSNEDVLVLKELDTENKKKLLDALKSLSHKQKEVIFLLYYNNLSPAEVAAIMSVSIRTIYNTTFNAIQILKNQMAGAAILMIFYLP; translated from the coding sequence ATGAAGGTAGAAGGAAGATTTAAATTTGTAGAGGTAGATAATGAACTTGTTCTTTGGATTAAATTCAAGGAAGGAGATAAATTAGCTTATGCGCATTTCTATAAAACATACTCGGCACTCTTATTTAGATATGGCTGTAAAATCAGTACCGATAAAGAATTGGTTAAAGATGCCATTCATGATTTATTCACATCCATCTGGAAAAATAAAGAGAATCTATCTGTTCCTGCTTCTGTTAAAAACTATTTGGTAAAATCTTTAAGAAACAAAATTTTAAGAGAGCATAGTAAGACTGCAAAGTTTATACAAGAAGAAAGCTTAAGTGAGCTAGATTTTGGTTTAGCGCCTTCTAATGAAGATGTTTTAGTTTTAAAAGAACTAGATACAGAAAATAAGAAGAAACTTCTTGATGCTTTAAAAAGTCTAAGTCATAAACAAAAAGAAGTTATCTTTTTACTTTATTATAATAACTTAAGTCCGGCAGAAGTAGCTGCAATCATGTCGGTTTCTATACGTACCATTTATAATACTACTTTTAATGCCATCCAAATTTTAAAAAATCAAATGGCTGGCGCTGCCATTCTTATGATTTTTTACCTGCCTTAA
- a CDS encoding RagB/SusD family nutrient uptake outer membrane protein, translating into MKNFKYCIIVLAFLTACDKKLDLVNPNGPTAASYWKTKDHAFAAITGVYNALITDGTYQRSFPGLTDSRGDDFRGDSPWPDLEQAGKFIIPNNSAPVQWIWRDLYMIVYRANQVIANVGAMDASVVDDISKSRIMGQAYFLRGLAYYNLATTFKEVPLIITPPKDQNDYFPSTATEDAIWNQIFSDFGTAANMLPVSYDTVDGPDRGQKGRATKGAATGMLGKSYLYRKDWQKAANEFAKFFVAPLQGAYSLMPNYRDNFRDVGENNAESLFEVQFSASGGSVPNWTGEPNANWRQFSAVSITYGMDGKGFSDYLPTRWIYDEFKLEKTVDNKSDPRLLATIASYEPADNSTMAYGVNWPHPLDRIYPRKYTYDGLGVPFETFEGGGINYRIIRYADVLLMYAEALNELNRTAEAYPLIQTVRDRARLPNLATVKPGMNRDQMREQIFHERALEFSIEGQRINDIIRWGWLYNPTKLEMLKAHDTDFNTWTPGNEYLPIPESELAANKNLSRNPAN; encoded by the coding sequence ATGAAAAATTTTAAATACTGTATAATAGTTTTGGCTTTCCTAACAGCCTGCGATAAAAAATTAGATTTAGTCAACCCTAATGGTCCAACTGCGGCAAGTTATTGGAAAACTAAAGACCACGCATTTGCTGCCATCACCGGAGTTTATAATGCTTTAATTACTGATGGTACTTACCAGCGTTCTTTTCCTGGTCTAACAGATAGTAGAGGAGATGATTTTAGAGGCGACAGCCCTTGGCCAGATTTAGAGCAAGCAGGTAAATTTATCATTCCCAATAATTCTGCACCAGTACAGTGGATATGGAGAGATCTTTATATGATTGTTTATAGAGCTAACCAAGTTATTGCTAATGTTGGCGCTATGGATGCTTCTGTTGTTGATGATATTTCTAAATCAAGAATTATGGGTCAAGCATATTTCTTAAGAGGTCTAGCTTATTATAATTTAGCAACTACCTTTAAAGAGGTACCACTAATTATCACGCCCCCAAAAGATCAAAATGATTATTTCCCGTCTACAGCAACGGAAGACGCCATTTGGAACCAAATTTTTAGCGATTTTGGTACAGCCGCAAATATGTTACCCGTTTCTTATGATACGGTTGATGGACCAGATAGAGGACAAAAAGGTAGAGCCACTAAAGGGGCAGCAACAGGTATGTTGGGTAAATCTTATTTATATAGAAAAGATTGGCAAAAAGCAGCTAATGAATTTGCTAAATTCTTTGTAGCACCTTTACAGGGAGCTTATAGTTTAATGCCAAATTACCGCGATAATTTTAGAGATGTTGGTGAGAATAATGCAGAGTCTTTATTTGAAGTGCAATTTAGCGCAAGCGGTGGTTCTGTCCCAAACTGGACAGGCGAGCCTAATGCGAACTGGCGTCAGTTTTCTGCGGTTTCTATCACTTACGGTATGGATGGCAAAGGCTTCTCTGATTATTTACCAACCCGTTGGATTTACGATGAGTTTAAATTAGAAAAAACAGTAGACAATAAAAGCGACCCACGTTTACTTGCTACCATAGCATCTTATGAGCCAGCAGATAATTCTACCATGGCTTATGGTGTAAATTGGCCACATCCACTAGACAGAATTTATCCTAGAAAATACACTTACGATGGTTTAGGTGTGCCTTTTGAAACTTTTGAAGGTGGTGGTATAAATTATAGAATTATACGTTATGCAGATGTTCTATTAATGTACGCTGAAGCTTTAAACGAGCTAAACAGAACTGCCGAGGCTTATCCTTTAATCCAAACGGTACGTGATAGAGCAAGATTACCAAACCTTGCTACCGTTAAACCAGGAATGAACAGAGATCAAATGCGTGAGCAAATTTTCCATGAAAGAGCTTTAGAGTTTTCTATCGAGGGTCAAAGAATCAATGATATCATTAGATGGGGATGGTTGTATAACCCAACTAAACTAGAAATGTTAAAGGCGCATGATACTGATTTCAATACTTGGACTCCGGGTAACGAGTATTTACCTATTCCAGAATCAGAATTGGCAGCAAACAAGAATCTTTCACGTAATCCTGCAAATTAA
- a CDS encoding GntR family transcriptional regulator: MKPTDLYKFLQVDEYSATPKYLQLSNAIISAIENNHLKKDDVLPSINELSYVLEISRDTTERGYKYLKKLGVIVSVPGRGYYVGNANFKKKIKVFLLFNKLSVHKKMIYDAFVAALGPDAAVDFYIYNNDFTIFKKLILNRRTDYSHFVIAPHFLEGGENAYEIINQLPKEKLILIDKKVNGVEGSYGAVYENFEKDIYNALTELNEQLSKYNTLKLLFPKKSYFPKEIVHGFIRFCQQYAFNHVIVSDIKLEPISAGEVYINLMEDDLVTLIEKIISLDLVLGKDVGLISYNETPLKKLLLNGITTISTDFKLMGNLTAEMIKTNNQEHHAVPFYVTLRPSL; encoded by the coding sequence ATGAAACCAACCGACTTATATAAATTTCTTCAGGTAGATGAATACTCTGCTACGCCGAAATATTTGCAGCTGAGTAATGCTATTATCTCTGCTATAGAAAATAATCATTTAAAGAAAGATGATGTTTTGCCCTCTATTAACGAGTTAAGCTATGTTTTAGAAATATCAAGAGACACCACAGAAAGAGGTTACAAATACCTAAAGAAGCTAGGCGTTATTGTATCCGTACCGGGTAGAGGTTATTATGTTGGTAATGCAAACTTTAAAAAGAAAATAAAGGTATTCTTACTCTTTAATAAGTTATCGGTACATAAAAAAATGATTTACGATGCATTTGTAGCCGCTTTAGGTCCAGATGCTGCTGTAGATTTTTATATCTATAATAACGATTTTACCATCTTTAAAAAGCTCATCCTAAACAGAAGAACAGATTATTCTCATTTCGTAATAGCTCCCCATTTTTTAGAAGGTGGCGAGAATGCTTATGAAATCATCAATCAGTTACCCAAAGAAAAATTGATACTCATAGATAAAAAGGTAAATGGTGTAGAAGGTTCTTATGGGGCAGTTTATGAGAATTTCGAGAAGGATATTTATAATGCTTTAACCGAGTTAAATGAGCAGTTAAGTAAATACAATACCCTAAAATTACTGTTTCCTAAGAAGAGTTATTTCCCAAAAGAAATAGTTCACGGTTTTATTAGATTTTGCCAGCAATATGCTTTTAATCATGTTATCGTAAGCGATATTAAGTTAGAACCTATTAGCGCTGGCGAAGTTTATATCAATTTAATGGAGGATGATTTGGTAACCTTGATAGAAAAAATCATCTCCTTGGATTTAGTATTAGGTAAAGATGTAGGTTTAATATCCTACAATGAAACACCACTTAAAAAACTTTTATTAAACGGTATTACCACCATTTCTACAGATTTTAAATTGATGGGGAATTTAACCGCCGAAATGATTAAAACCAATAATCAAGAGCACCATGCTGTTCCTTTTTATGTTACACTAAGACCTTCTTTATAG